One window of Watersipora subatra chromosome 3, tzWatSuba1.1, whole genome shotgun sequence genomic DNA carries:
- the LOC137389748 gene encoding cytosolic carboxypeptidase 6-like, translating to MADKNSGSDTESNDEPVVGNVSKQCVMPPGYSGKPKKGTLVFDACFESGNLGRVDYITESEYDIFIRPDTCNPRFRVWFNFTVENVKADQRVIFNIVNFSKTKSLYRDGMTPIVKSTNRPKWVRIPAKHCYYYRCPDHRKNYVMSFAFNFDKENEVYQFAYCFPYSYTRLQNYLENLDKRELPFYRRELLCYSVQQRRVDLLTITSPENTKRNQKQKIVFLTARVHPGESPASFVCQGIMDFLVSSHPIAKVLRDYVVFKIVPMLCPDGVYLGNYRSSLMGFDLNRHWQEPSPWAHPSVYATKNLVLDMDRNEGVDLDFYMDIHAHSTLMNGFMYGNVYEDITRYERQAIFPKLLCQNAEDFSLANTNFNRDAVKAGTGRRTLGGCLDDKSHCYTLEVSFYSYMTTTSSQALPYTEEAYMKLGRNVARTFLDYYKLVGYISAKPSSSITSKGSDQNAASDDSRYGGEGGKGRQAGLRGAIGNGSDTLLSYRKEGGRQY from the exons ATGGCCGACAAGAATTCAG GCAGTGATACAGAAAGCAATGATGAGCCTGTGGTGGGAAATGTCAGCAAACAGTGTGTTATGCCTCCTGGATATTCTGGTAAACCAAAAAAAGGAACTTTAGTCTTTGATGCGTGCTTTGAAAGTG gCAACCTCGGCCGTGTTGATTACATAACGGAAAGTGAGTATGATATATTTATTCGACCAGACACATGCAATCCACGCTTTCGAGTCTGGTTCAACTTCACTGTCGAGAATGTAAAGGCTGATCAACGAGTCATCTTCAACATAGTGAATTTCAGCAAAACCAAGTCACTGTACAGAGATGGCATGACTCCCATTGTCAAGTCAACCAATCGACCAAAATG GGTGCGGATACCAGCAAAGCATTGCTATTACTACCGATGTCCTGACCACCGGAAAAACTATGTCATGTCATTTGCTTTCAACTTTGACAAGGAAAATGAAGTATATCAGTTTGCATACTGTTTCCCTTATTCATATACAAGACTGCAGAATTATCTGGAAAACCTTGACAAAAGAGAACTACCATTTTATAGGAGGGAGTTGTTATGCTATTCTGTG caaCAGAGGAGAGTTGACTTACTAACCATCACCAGTCctgaaaatacaaaaagaaaTCAAAAACAAAAGATAGTGTTTCTCACCGCAAGGGTTCATCCTGGTGAATCACCCGCATCTTTTGTTTGCCAAG GTATAATGGACTTCTTGGTAAGCAGCCATCCGATAGCCAAGGTTCTACGCGATTACGTTGTGTTCAAGATAGTGCCCATGCTATGCCCTGATGGTGTCTACTTGGGCAATTACAG GTCATCACTGATGGGGTTTGATTTGAACAGACACTGGCAGGAGCCATCACCTTGGGCTCATCCGTCAGTTTATGCTACAAAAAATCTTGTTCTAGACATGGACCGTAATGAG GGAGTGGATTTAGACTTTTACATGGACATTCATGCGCATTCCACCTTGATGAATGGCTTTATGTATGGCAATGTATACGAGGACATCACGCGATATGAGAGGCAAGCCATTTTTCCCAAACTGTTGTGCCAGAACGCTGAAGATTTTAGTCTAGCCAATACCAACTTCAACAGAGATGCTGTTAAAGCTGGTACAGGCAGAAG GACGCTAGGTGGCTGTCTAGATGACAAGTCTCATTGTTACACTCTTGAGGTCTCCTTCTACAGCTATATGACCACAACATCGAGTCAAGCACTTCCCTACACTGAAGAAGCTT ACATGAAGCTGGGTAGGAATGTAGCAAGAACATTTCTCGACTACTATAAGCTTGTTGGATATATCAGCGCTAAACCTTCTAGCAGCATCACATCCAAAGGCTCTGACCAAAATGCTGCGTCTGATGATAGCAG ATATGGCGGAGAGGGAGGCAAGGGGAGACAAGCTGGTCTAAGAGGAGCTATTGGCAATGGTAGTGACACTCTACTTTCTTATAGAAAAGAAGGTGGCAGACAATATTGA